In a genomic window of Homo sapiens chromosome 22, GRCh38.p14 Primary Assembly:
- the C22orf31 gene encoding uncharacterized protein C22orf31 isoform X2, giving the protein MGSACLCTHTHTHTTSGQLWIWIVSVHMENLAYEGLIGIQSKESSKEKKLTVRQDLEDRYAEHVAATQALPQDSGTAAWKGRVLLPETQKRQQLSEDTLTIHGLPTEGYQALYHAVVEPMLWNPSGTPKRYSLELGKAIKQKLWEALCSQGAISEGAQRDRFPGRKQPGVHEEPVLKKWPKLKSKK; this is encoded by the exons ATGGGTAGTGCAtgcttgtgcacacacacacacacacacacaaccagtgGTCAGCTATGGATCTGGATTGTGAGCGTCCACATGGAGAACTTGGCCTACGAAGGCCTGATTGGAATCCAG AGTAAAGAAAgttcaaaggagaaaaaactaACAGTCCGCCAAGATCTTGAGGACAGATATGCTGAACATGTGGCTGCCACCCAAGCGCTACCCCAGGACAGTGGGACAGCAGCCTGGAAGGGCCGAGTGTTGCTTCCTGAAACCCAAAAGAGACAGCAGTTGTCGGAGGACACGCTAACCATCCATGGTCTCCCCACAGAGGGTTACCAGGCTCTGTACCACGCTGTGGTGGAGCCAATGCTGTGGAATCCTTCAGGGACCCCCAAGAGGTACAGCCTGGAGCTGGGCAAGGCCATTAAACAAAAGCTCTGGGAGGCTCTTTGCAGTCAGGGTGCCATCTCTGAAGGTGCTCAGAGGGACCGGTTCCCTGGCAGGAAGCAGCCAGGTGTCCACGAGGAGCCTGTACTCAAGAAATGGCCCAAGTTAAAGAGCAAAAAATAG
- the C22orf31 gene encoding uncharacterized protein C22orf31 isoform 1 (isoform 1 is encoded by transcript variant 1) → MHPINVRRDPSIPIYGLRQSILLNTRLQDCYVDSPALTNIWMARTCAKQNINAPAPATTSSWEVVRNPLIASSFSLVKLVLRRQLKNKCCPPPCKFGEGKLSKRLKHKDDSVMKATQQARKRNFISSKSKQPAGHRRPAGGIRESKESSKEKKLTVRQDLEDRYAEHVAATQALPQDSGTAAWKGRVLLPETQKRQQLSEDTLTIHGLPTEGYQALYHAVVEPMLWNPSGTPKRYSLELGKAIKQKLWEALCSQGAISEGAQRDRFPGRKQPGVHEEPVLKKWPKLKSKK, encoded by the exons ATG CACCCAATCAATGTGAGACGAGACCCCAGCATCCCTATCTATGGACTCCGACAGTCCATCTTATTAAATACCAGGCTTCAGGACTGCTATGTGGACTCACCGGCTCTCACCAACATCTGGATGGCCAGAACATGTGCAAAGCAGAACATTAATGCCCCAGCACCAGCTACCACTTCCTCTTGGGAAGTTGTAAGGAACCCATTAATTGCCAGTTCCTTCTCCCTGGTTAAGCTTGTACTCAGGCGGCAACTGAAGAATAAGTGCTGCCCACCACCATGCAAGTTTGGAGAAGGAAAACTCTCGAAGAGATTAAAGCACAAGGACGATTCAGTGATGAAAGCCACCCAGCAGGCCAGGAAAAGAAACTTCATCAGTTCCAAGAGCAAGCAGCCAGCAGGGCATAGGAGGCCTGCAGGAGGCATCAGAGAG AGTAAAGAAAgttcaaaggagaaaaaactaACAGTCCGCCAAGATCTTGAGGACAGATATGCTGAACATGTGGCTGCCACCCAAGCGCTACCCCAGGACAGTGGGACAGCAGCCTGGAAGGGCCGAGTGTTGCTTCCTGAAACCCAAAAGAGACAGCAGTTGTCGGAGGACACGCTAACCATCCATGGTCTCCCCACAGAGGGTTACCAGGCTCTGTACCACGCTGTGGTGGAGCCAATGCTGTGGAATCCTTCAGGGACCCCCAAGAGGTACAGCCTGGAGCTGGGCAAGGCCATTAAACAAAAGCTCTGGGAGGCTCTTTGCAGTCAGGGTGCCATCTCTGAAGGTGCTCAGAGGGACCGGTTCCCTGGCAGGAAGCAGCCAGGTGTCCACGAGGAGCCTGTACTCAAGAAATGGCCCAAGTTAAAGAGCAAAAAATAG
- the C22orf31 gene encoding uncharacterized protein C22orf31 isoform 2 (isoform 2 is encoded by transcript variant 2): MARTCAKQNINAPAPATTSSWEVVRNPLIASSFSLVKLVLRRQLKNKCCPPPCKFGEGKLSKRLKHKDDSVMKATQQARKRNFISSKSKQPAGHRRPAGGIRESKESSKEKKLTVRQDLEDRYAEHVAATQALPQDSGTAAWKGRVLLPETQKRQQLSEDTLTIHGLPTEGYQALYHAVVEPMLWNPSGTPKRYSLELGKAIKQKLWEALCSQGAISEGAQRDRFPGRKQPGVHEEPVLKKWPKLKSKK; this comes from the exons ATGGCCAGAACATGTGCAAAGCAGAACATTAATGCCCCAGCACCAGCTACCACTTCCTCTTGGGAAGTTGTAAGGAACCCATTAATTGCCAGTTCCTTCTCCCTGGTTAAGCTTGTACTCAGGCGGCAACTGAAGAATAAGTGCTGCCCACCACCATGCAAGTTTGGAGAAGGAAAACTCTCGAAGAGATTAAAGCACAAGGACGATTCAGTGATGAAAGCCACCCAGCAGGCCAGGAAAAGAAACTTCATCAGTTCCAAGAGCAAGCAGCCAGCAGGGCATAGGAGGCCTGCAGGAGGCATCAGAGAG AGTAAAGAAAgttcaaaggagaaaaaactaACAGTCCGCCAAGATCTTGAGGACAGATATGCTGAACATGTGGCTGCCACCCAAGCGCTACCCCAGGACAGTGGGACAGCAGCCTGGAAGGGCCGAGTGTTGCTTCCTGAAACCCAAAAGAGACAGCAGTTGTCGGAGGACACGCTAACCATCCATGGTCTCCCCACAGAGGGTTACCAGGCTCTGTACCACGCTGTGGTGGAGCCAATGCTGTGGAATCCTTCAGGGACCCCCAAGAGGTACAGCCTGGAGCTGGGCAAGGCCATTAAACAAAAGCTCTGGGAGGCTCTTTGCAGTCAGGGTGCCATCTCTGAAGGTGCTCAGAGGGACCGGTTCCCTGGCAGGAAGCAGCCAGGTGTCCACGAGGAGCCTGTACTCAAGAAATGGCCCAAGTTAAAGAGCAAAAAATAG